A stretch of the Papaver somniferum cultivar HN1 chromosome 6, ASM357369v1, whole genome shotgun sequence genome encodes the following:
- the LOC113291587 gene encoding uncharacterized protein LOC113291587, whose product MAVSRIRRTLSFNKPNLNHQTSFSSPKGGKSYHVRSVSLPCRTHPLLSQLKDEINELKTWASKVDDRTSSWLCDGLMMLKDVHDSVDDLLQLPQTQASLRRRSDWVENLLEDFLRFVDVFGIFRASLVTLKEEQLSAQVAIRRRRDYESKLSSYAKARRNMEKEMEKLVSTVRSIGRCSLPPPVGCASLLASSTSTQNEIELAGILKDVNEVTVLVSMCVFNGISKSSMGGKYKAWASLSLWKNNNKEMMNKDFQGIREFEEVEIEKLMRLRKQREEEEVKRVLIKMEKLENSIECIEKESEKMFRSLLNTRVSLLNICTQ is encoded by the coding sequence ATGGCGGTTTCAAGAATCCGTCGCACACTTTCATTCAATAAACCAAACCTTAATCATCAAACATCCTTTTCCTCACCAAAGGGTGGAAAATCGTATCATGTAAGATCAGTTAGTCTTCCATGCAGAACACATCCATTGTTATCTCAACTCAAAGACGAAATCAATGAGCTCAAAACATGGGCATCCAAAGTTGACGACCGAACATCGTCTTGGTTATGCGACGGATTAATGATGCTTAAAGATGTTCATGATTCCGTCGATGATCTCCTTCAACTTCCACAAACACAAGCATCTCTTCGCCGTAGatctgattgggttgagaacCTATTAGAAGATTTCCTACGTTTTGTTGACGTGTTTGGAATTTTCCGTGCCTCGCTTGTTACATTGAAAGAAGAACAGTTATCAGCACAAGTTGCCATAAGGCGAAGAAGAGACTACGAGTCTAAATTATCTTCTTACGCGAAAGCTCGCAGGAATatggaaaaagaaatggaaaaactcGTGTCCACGGTTCGAAGTATCGGACGTTGCTCTTTGCCACCACCGGTGGGTTGTGCGTCGTTGTTAGCGTCATCGACGTCGACCCAAAATGAGATTGAGTTGGCTgggattttaaaagatgttaatGAAGTGACAGTTTTAGTTTCTATGTGTGTTTTCAATGGAATTTCAAAGTCTTCCATGGGAGGGAAATATAAAGCTTGGGCTAGTTTAAGTTTATGGAAGAATAACAACAAGGAGATGATGAACAAAGATTTCCAAGGGATTAGAGAATTTGAAGAAGTGGAGATTGAGAAATTAATGAGGTTGAGAaaacaaagagaagaagaagaagtgaaaagggTGTTGATAAAAATGGAGAAGTTGGAGAATTCAATCGaatgtattgagaaagagagtgAGAAAATGTTTAGGAGTTTGTTAAACACAAGAGTTTCACTTCTCAATATTTGTACTCAGTAA